One part of the Paenibacillus silvisoli genome encodes these proteins:
- a CDS encoding PadR family transcriptional regulator has product MSMRLLILGLLMEHERHPYEIRQTIKDRNWNECFKLRDGSLYYAVDQLREDGLIEAAEIVSVPGENRPDKTIYRITDAGRNAFQDLLVAQFKQVSYPQHPLFLTMPFVRHGDPQTVEKLIMTQLEACEQRIERMRAIIQLKGSFIPRGSALMIQGFISFSETEKDWLTTLLEEARSGKLFEGHKLTPAQLEAYLKYKQLPTDTD; this is encoded by the coding sequence ATGTCGATGAGGCTCTTAATTTTAGGGCTGCTCATGGAGCATGAACGCCACCCTTACGAGATTCGGCAAACGATCAAAGACCGGAATTGGAATGAATGCTTCAAGCTGCGGGACGGCTCCTTGTACTACGCGGTTGACCAGCTTCGCGAGGACGGGCTGATCGAAGCGGCGGAAATCGTATCCGTGCCCGGCGAGAACCGCCCGGATAAGACGATTTACCGGATTACGGATGCCGGAAGGAACGCGTTCCAAGACCTGCTCGTTGCCCAATTCAAGCAGGTGTCCTACCCGCAGCATCCGCTGTTTCTGACGATGCCGTTTGTCCGGCACGGCGATCCGCAAACGGTGGAGAAGCTGATTATGACGCAGCTGGAAGCATGCGAGCAGCGCATTGAGCGGATGCGAGCCATCATTCAGCTGAAGGGAAGCTTCATCCCGCGCGGCTCCGCGCTTATGATTCAAGGCTTCATCAGCTTCAGCGAGACGGAGAAGGACTGGCTGACGACGCTGCTGGAGGAAGCAAGGTCCGGCAAGCTGTTCGAAGGTCATAAGCTGACGCCGGCTCAGCTGGAAGCGTACTTGAAATATAAGCAGCTCCCGACCGATACCGACTAA
- a CDS encoding MFS transporter, with protein sequence MAMAMEEVDPRAKGRFYRKGTRAYRRVSLALFAAGVATFAVLYCVQPLFPIFTDEMGLSPSEASLSLSVSTVMLAVSLPAAAFISDRIGRRAIMSFSLIIASLCCLCTAAAPNFTVLLCLRAVEGIVLAGLPAVAMTYLAEEMDSGSLGFAIGLYVSGTTVGGLFGRVAVSLVTELTNWRWGIGAIAIVSLLAGVYFWRTLPPSRHFKPRRQKLSFTLGLFAVQFRNYGLVCLFVLAAILMGGFVTLYNYLTFRLIAEPFRLSHALTAWIFCLYLMGTYSSFYMGRLSDRLGRPVVMWINISLMLIGGLLTLSSYLPLLIAGVAVFTFGFFGGHSTASSWVGMKASIGKAQAASLYLLFYYIGSSIGGSSGGLFWSRFGWNGVIGMIAALLLVAMLILVSFTAFAKQK encoded by the coding sequence ATGGCAATGGCAATGGAAGAGGTTGATCCAAGGGCAAAAGGACGCTTTTACCGGAAAGGAACGCGAGCCTATCGGCGAGTCAGCTTGGCTTTGTTCGCGGCAGGGGTGGCCACGTTTGCCGTCTTGTACTGCGTGCAGCCGCTGTTTCCGATCTTTACGGATGAAATGGGGCTGTCGCCTTCGGAAGCGAGCTTGTCGTTATCCGTCAGCACGGTGATGCTGGCCGTTTCGCTGCCTGCGGCGGCATTTATTTCCGATCGTATCGGCCGTCGCGCAATTATGTCGTTCTCTTTAATTATAGCGTCATTATGCTGCTTGTGTACGGCTGCCGCGCCAAATTTTACCGTTTTGTTGTGCCTCCGTGCGGTGGAAGGCATCGTTCTCGCAGGCTTGCCTGCCGTCGCGATGACCTATTTGGCGGAAGAGATGGATTCGGGCAGCTTGGGGTTCGCGATCGGATTATACGTCAGCGGGACGACCGTCGGCGGCTTGTTCGGCAGAGTTGCGGTGAGTCTCGTCACGGAGCTGACGAATTGGCGATGGGGAATTGGAGCGATCGCGATCGTCAGCCTGCTCGCAGGTGTGTATTTCTGGCGAACGCTGCCGCCTTCCCGACATTTCAAGCCGCGACGGCAGAAGCTGAGCTTCACCCTCGGGCTATTCGCGGTTCAGTTCCGCAATTACGGGCTAGTGTGCTTGTTCGTGCTGGCAGCCATCTTAATGGGCGGCTTCGTGACGCTATACAATTATTTGACGTTCCGGTTGATCGCGGAGCCGTTTCGGTTGTCTCATGCGTTGACGGCATGGATTTTCTGCTTATATTTAATGGGGACGTATAGTTCCTTCTATATGGGAAGATTAAGCGATCGTCTAGGCAGGCCGGTCGTGATGTGGATCAATATCAGTTTGATGCTGATCGGCGGTCTGCTGACGTTGTCCTCTTATTTGCCGCTGCTCATTGCGGGCGTTGCCGTATTTACGTTCGGATTTTTTGGCGGACACTCGACGGCCAGCTCTTGGGTTGGGATGAAGGCAAGCATCGGCAAAGCGCAGGCGGCTTCATTGTACCTCTTGTTCTACTACATAGGCTCAAGCATCGGCGGATCGTCGGGCGGATTATTCTGGAGCAGGTTCGGATGGAACGGCGTTATCGGAATGATTGCAGCGCTGCTGCTGGTGGCCATGCTGATTCTAGTATCATTCACGGCTTTCGCAAAACAAAAATAA
- a CDS encoding lipoate--protein ligase: MLFIDNGNNHDPAWNLALEEYALRTLGGGSDDFLLFYINEPSIIIGKNQNTAEEVNSAYVEEHGIHVVRRLSGGGAVYHDLGNLNFSFITSDDGRSFHNFRKFTEPVVEALRKLGVEAELTGRNDLQVGERKISGNAQFASKGRMFSHGTLLFDSEVDSIVSALNVNPAKFESKATKSVRSRVANISEFLREPLTMEQFRRSLLESIFGSSDDVPEYRLTEADLAAVGQLANDRYRSWDWNYGRSPAFNVRQVKRLEGAGTFDVRLNVQEGVIAEASVFGDFFGTADVSLVTDRLAGVKYNAQDVAAALTDVDLTRCFGPVNREEWLALLF; the protein is encoded by the coding sequence ATGCTATTCATCGATAACGGCAACAACCACGATCCTGCGTGGAACTTAGCGTTGGAGGAATACGCGCTGCGTACGCTCGGCGGCGGCAGCGACGATTTCCTTCTCTTCTACATTAACGAACCGTCCATCATTATCGGCAAAAATCAAAACACGGCCGAAGAAGTCAACAGCGCCTACGTGGAAGAACACGGCATTCATGTCGTTCGCCGGCTGTCCGGCGGCGGAGCCGTTTATCACGATTTGGGCAATCTCAATTTCAGCTTCATTACGTCAGATGACGGCAGGTCCTTTCATAATTTCCGCAAGTTTACCGAGCCCGTCGTCGAAGCGCTCCGCAAGCTTGGCGTCGAAGCCGAGCTGACCGGCCGCAACGATCTGCAGGTCGGCGAACGCAAAATTTCCGGCAATGCGCAGTTTGCATCCAAAGGCCGCATGTTCAGCCATGGCACGCTGCTGTTCGACTCCGAGGTCGATTCCATCGTCTCGGCGCTGAACGTCAACCCGGCGAAATTCGAATCCAAAGCGACCAAATCGGTTCGCAGCCGCGTGGCCAACATTTCGGAGTTTTTGCGCGAGCCGCTGACGATGGAGCAGTTCCGCCGCTCCCTGTTGGAATCGATCTTCGGAAGCAGCGACGACGTGCCGGAATACCGTTTGACGGAAGCCGATCTGGCCGCGGTCGGACAGCTTGCGAACGATCGCTACCGCAGCTGGGATTGGAATTACGGGCGTTCGCCGGCCTTTAACGTGCGGCAGGTCAAGCGGCTTGAAGGGGCTGGCACGTTTGACGTAAGGCTGAACGTGCAGGAAGGCGTCATTGCCGAAGCGTCCGTCTTCGGCGATTTCTTCGGCACCGCCGACGTCTCCCTCGTGACGGATCGGTTGGCAGGCGTGAAATATAATGCTCAGGACGTGGCGGCGGCGCTGACGGATGTCGATCTCACGCGCTGCTTTGGCCCAGTGAACCGGGAAGAATGGCTTGCGTTATTGTTCTAG
- a CDS encoding C40 family peptidase codes for MKKKAMLAAIGFMLVSGTALTAAPLAPHVHASAVTLLSVGTSSTAVTQLQTDLKKLGYFNNATATGCFGTVTRDAVISLQRAYGLTADGIPGPVTLEAVSHAILKQKLVADTSSYIGVPYLWGGTNPASGFDCSGFVYFMFTKFGVAQSRSTSANLFTQGFAVNKSMLRPGDLVFFRNPSTGAIDHVGFYTGGNSFVSALSSKGIYVQQMDNSYWDPRYAGARRVY; via the coding sequence ATGAAGAAGAAAGCCATGCTGGCTGCCATCGGCTTCATGCTGGTATCGGGCACCGCATTGACGGCGGCCCCGCTGGCGCCGCACGTTCATGCAAGCGCTGTTACGCTGCTCAGCGTCGGTACATCGAGTACAGCCGTTACGCAGCTGCAAACCGATTTGAAGAAGCTCGGGTATTTCAACAATGCCACCGCAACGGGCTGCTTCGGAACAGTCACTCGCGATGCCGTGATCTCGTTACAGCGCGCTTACGGCCTAACGGCTGACGGCATTCCCGGCCCTGTCACCTTAGAGGCGGTCAGCCATGCGATCTTAAAGCAAAAGCTCGTCGCTGATACATCCTCCTACATCGGCGTCCCTTACTTATGGGGCGGCACGAATCCGGCAAGCGGGTTCGACTGCTCCGGCTTCGTTTATTTCATGTTCACGAAATTCGGCGTCGCGCAATCGCGCTCCACGTCTGCGAATCTGTTCACGCAAGGCTTCGCGGTGAACAAATCGATGCTGCGGCCCGGCGATCTCGTCTTCTTCCGCAACCCGTCGACCGGCGCCATCGACCATGTCGGCTTCTACACCGGCGGCAATTCGTTCGTCTCCGCCCTTTCCTCCAAGGGCATTTACGTCCAGCAAATGGACAACTCCTATTGGGACCCGCGGTATGCCGGGGCTCGCAGAGTGTATTAA
- a CDS encoding MDR family MFS transporter, whose amino-acid sequence MLVDAKRSNVKLVIAGLLLGLFMAALDQTIVSTAMTTIIEKIGGFDKFIWVYSAYMIAMVVSTPIFGKLSDMYGRKRFFLAGLILFMLGSILCGTAQNMEQLIIYRAIQGIGGGALMPIVFTIIFDLFPAEKRGKMMGLFGAVFGVSSVFGPVMGGVITDNISWRWIFYINVPIGIMAVIFIAQAYHETSSPRKQIIDWAGAISLTACVLALMFGLELGGTEGWAWDSAKTISLFVASGVLLIAFLLIERSAKDPIIKLSLFKNNVVTGGMGISVLYGGIMMAAATYIPLFIQGVFHKTATETSSVLTPMMLGVVLSSQVGGRVVSKFRFRDVMVVSALVLVVGTLLLGFVMDTETSRLVITLFMVVIGLGIGVSFSLLNISTLNAVPPQYKGSASSLITFFRTIGSALGITVFGAMQKSAFQSGITDIPNINPELATQIKGGQALLNPDVQAQMGLPAELVAQLLGKLADSILFIFQWTIILPVLALVFAILMGRARLQSTGSGPHGAPGGPGKQGPGPQGEGSGKPEPSYHGG is encoded by the coding sequence ATGCTCGTGGACGCGAAAAGAAGCAACGTCAAGCTCGTTATCGCCGGCTTGCTCCTCGGTCTGTTTATGGCTGCGCTCGATCAGACGATCGTATCGACCGCAATGACAACCATTATCGAGAAGATCGGAGGCTTCGATAAATTTATTTGGGTATACTCCGCGTATATGATCGCGATGGTCGTCTCGACCCCGATATTCGGCAAGCTGTCCGATATGTACGGGCGCAAACGGTTCTTTCTCGCCGGCCTGATTCTATTCATGCTCGGCTCCATTCTGTGCGGAACGGCGCAGAACATGGAGCAGCTGATCATTTACCGCGCGATTCAAGGGATCGGCGGCGGCGCTCTGATGCCGATTGTATTTACGATTATTTTCGACTTGTTCCCAGCCGAGAAACGCGGCAAAATGATGGGTCTCTTCGGTGCCGTATTCGGCGTTTCCAGCGTATTCGGACCGGTCATGGGCGGCGTCATCACCGACAATATCAGCTGGCGCTGGATTTTCTACATTAACGTGCCGATCGGCATTATGGCCGTTATTTTCATTGCGCAGGCGTACCATGAAACGTCGAGTCCGCGCAAGCAAATTATCGACTGGGCCGGCGCGATTTCGCTTACCGCTTGCGTGCTTGCGCTCATGTTCGGCTTGGAGCTCGGCGGCACGGAAGGCTGGGCGTGGGATTCCGCGAAAACCATTTCGCTGTTCGTCGCTTCCGGCGTTCTATTGATCGCCTTCCTGCTCATCGAGCGTTCCGCGAAGGATCCGATTATCAAGCTGTCGCTGTTCAAAAACAACGTCGTGACCGGCGGCATGGGGATCAGCGTGCTGTACGGCGGCATCATGATGGCCGCTGCCACTTACATTCCGCTCTTCATTCAAGGGGTCTTCCATAAAACCGCAACGGAAACGAGCAGCGTGCTCACGCCGATGATGCTTGGCGTCGTATTGAGCAGCCAGGTTGGCGGACGGGTCGTCAGCAAGTTCCGCTTCCGCGACGTCATGGTCGTATCGGCATTGGTGCTGGTCGTCGGCACGCTGCTGCTCGGATTCGTCATGGATACGGAAACGTCCCGTTTGGTCATCACGCTGTTCATGGTCGTCATCGGTCTTGGCATCGGCGTATCGTTCTCGCTGCTTAACATCTCGACGCTGAACGCGGTTCCGCCGCAATACAAAGGCTCCGCTTCGTCGCTTATCACCTTCTTCCGGACGATCGGCTCCGCGCTCGGCATTACCGTATTCGGCGCGATGCAGAAGTCGGCGTTCCAATCCGGCATCACGGACATTCCGAACATTAATCCGGAATTGGCAACGCAGATCAAAGGCGGTCAAGCGCTGCTGAACCCGGATGTGCAAGCGCAAATGGGACTGCCGGCCGAGCTCGTCGCGCAGCTGCTCGGCAAGCTGGCCGACTCGATTTTGTTTATTTTCCAATGGACGATTATTTTGCCGGTATTGGCGCTGGTCTTTGCGATTTTGATGGGGCGCGCAAGACTGCAATCGACGGGCTCCGGCCCGCATGGCGCACCGGGCGGACCCGGCAAGCAAGGACCTGGACCGCAGGGCGAAGGCTCCGGCAAGCCTGAGCCTTCGTATCACGGAGGATAA
- a CDS encoding AraC family transcriptional regulator → MSQGLPYAKITSAYAGTIVYPPKGTYGPRVQQDLQLVLLHTGELELTIDGSRHPVKPGQVVLLKPQHHEYFAFAESQESWHRWITLNLAPLTDEELAYLDKLPFSMPIPEALNTMTDMMLALQNDYLRQDELMISLGYSAFHMFTAKIAHTKQQELHPSIVAALGYIRQHYTDDITLPDLAGAAGVSPEHLVRLFHLHHHMTPIRCLWQYRVLKATELLSQSGLSVGEIAARCGFKTTFHLSRLVKEQTGSTPTEIRKAAWGTAN, encoded by the coding sequence TTGAGCCAAGGACTTCCCTATGCCAAAATCACTTCCGCTTACGCCGGCACAATCGTCTATCCGCCCAAAGGAACCTATGGCCCCCGCGTTCAACAGGATTTGCAGCTGGTGCTGCTTCATACCGGCGAGCTCGAGCTGACGATCGACGGCAGCCGGCACCCGGTCAAGCCCGGACAAGTCGTCCTGCTGAAGCCGCAGCATCACGAATATTTCGCTTTTGCCGAATCGCAAGAGTCTTGGCACCGCTGGATTACGCTGAATCTAGCGCCGTTGACGGACGAAGAGCTGGCCTACTTGGACAAGCTGCCGTTCAGCATGCCGATCCCGGAAGCGCTCAATACGATGACCGATATGATGCTCGCGCTCCAAAATGATTATTTGCGGCAGGACGAGCTCATGATAAGTCTGGGTTATTCCGCCTTCCATATGTTCACAGCAAAAATCGCGCATACGAAACAGCAGGAGCTGCATCCCAGCATCGTCGCTGCTTTGGGCTACATCCGACAGCATTATACGGACGATATTACGCTGCCCGATCTCGCCGGTGCGGCCGGCGTATCGCCGGAGCATCTGGTCCGCCTGTTTCATCTGCATCATCATATGACGCCAATCCGCTGCCTGTGGCAATACCGCGTGCTCAAAGCGACCGAGCTGCTATCGCAATCCGGCCTATCCGTCGGGGAAATAGCGGCCAGATGCGGGTTCAAGACAACCTTCCATCTCTCCCGGCTCGTGAAGGAGCAGACCGGCAGTACCCCTACCGAAATCCGCAAAGCCGCTTGGGGAACGGCAAACTGA